From a single Brassica napus cultivar Da-Ae chromosome C9, Da-Ae, whole genome shotgun sequence genomic region:
- the LOC106397033 gene encoding heavy metal-associated isoprenylated plant protein 33, whose amino-acid sequence MSKEEFMKIQTCVLKVNIHCDGCKQKVKKILQKIEGVFTTKIDAEQGKVTVSGNVDPSILIKKLLKSGKHAEIWGAPNANNTNQNQPNLANQLKGMQIDHGGKGGGGGGGGNNNKGQKGGGGGGGGGGGGGGGGGGPPPPKMILPQLTPQQMQQLNPQQLQQLQQLQQMKAFQDLKLPPPQLKGPGPGSVPMNKNPQNPNQKAVKFDVPEDDDDDFSDDDEFDDDDEFDDELDDDEFDDRPPPNKMKPMMGGGGGNMMMPNNMMPNMMMMPNAQKNGGGGPGPAGGKIVGKGGPGGVPFPVQMPGGGGGNGGMKGGPPGGGGGNVGNPNQGGGKNSGKNGGGGGHPLDVKNGGGGGGPSGNNKGGGQMIGGPNGGKKGGGGGGGGGPMGGGLPPGFRPMGGGNGGPPTMNMPMGGPMGSLPSMGGGPGPMGNNMQAVQGLPAMGPGGGGGGSAAGAPPGYFQGHGGAGGGQDSMPGNPYLQQQQQQQQQQYLTAVMNQQRAMGNERFQPMMYARPPPDVNYLPPQPHQQHPYSYPYPYPYPPHGGDQYSNYFNDENTSSCNIM is encoded by the exons atgagtaaaGAAGAGTTTATGAAGATACAG ACTTGTGTTCTTAAAGTGAATATTCACTGTGATGGTTGTAAGCAGAAAGTGAAGAAAATCTTGCAGAAGATTGAAG GTGTTTTCACGACAAAGATAGACGCAGAGCAAGGGAAAGTGACAGTATCTGGAAACGTAGACCCTTCGATACTGATCAAGAAGCTCTTGAAATCTGGTAAACATGCCGAAATCTGGGGAGCTCCAAATGCAAACAACACCAATCAGAACCAACCCAACTTGGCTAATCAGCTCAAAGGCATGCAGATTGACCACGGCGGCAAAGGTGGTGGCGGTGGCGGCGGTGGAAACAATAACAAAGGCCAGAAgggaggtggtggtggcggaGGTGGAGGAGGCGGAGGCGGAGGCGGTGGAGGTGGCCCACCGCCACCGAAGATGATTCTTCCACAGTTAACACCACAACAGATGCAGCAGCTGAATCCTCAGCAACTTCAACAGCTTCAACAGCTTCAGCAGATGAAAGCGTTTCAAGATCTGAAGCTTCCTCCTCCTCAGTTAAAGGGTCCGGGCCCTGGCTCTGTTCCTATGAACAAGAACCCTCAGAATCCTAATCAGAAGGCTGTGAAGTTTGATGTCCCTGAAGATGATGACGACGATTTCAGTGATGATGACGAGTTCGATGATGACGACGAGTTTGATGATGAGTTGGACGATGACGAGTTTGACGACCGCCCTCCGCCTAACAAGATGAAGCCTATGATGGGTGGTGGTGGAGGTAACATGATGATGCCTAATAACATGATGCCTAACATGATGATGATGCCCAACGCTCAGAAAAACGGCGGTGGTGGTCCTGGACCCGCCGGTGGCAAAATTGTGGGTAAAGGAGGCCCCGGTGGTGTTCCTTTTCCTGTTCAAATGCCTGGCGGCGGCGGAGGTAATGGTGGCATGAAGGGAGGTCCCCCCGGTGGTGGTGGCGGTAATGTGGGGAATCCAAATCAAGGCGGAGGAAAGAACAGCGGTAaaaatggtggtggtggtggtcatCCGTTAGATGTAAAAAATGGCGGAGGTGGTGGAGGTCCTAGCGGTAATAATAAAGGAGGAGGCCAGATGATAGGTGGTCCCAACGGAGGCAAAaagggtggtggtggtggtggcggaggAGGACCCATGGGTGGAGGACTCCCGCCGGGTTTCCGACCAATGGGAGGTGGCAATGGCGGACCTCCGACCATGAATATGCCAATGGGTGGTCCAATGGGTAGTCTACCATCAATGGGTGGTGGTCCTGGTCCAATGGGTAATAATATGCAAGCGGTTCAAGGATTACCTGCGATGGGTCCAGGAGGTGGCGGTGGTGGCTCAGCTGCAGGTGCCCCACCAGGATATTTCCAAGGTCACGGTGGCGCTGGAGGCGGCCAAGATTCAATGCCAGGTAATCCCTACTTacaacagcagcagcaacaacaacaacaacaatactTAACGGCGGTTATGAACCAGCAACGTGCAATGGGAAACGAGCGGTTCCAACCGATGATGTACGCTCGACCACCACCCGATGTCAACTATTTGCCACCTCAACCGCACCAACAACATCCTTACTCGTACCCGTATCCATACCCTTATCCTCCTCATGGTGGTGATCAGTACTCTAATTATTTCAATGATGAGAACACAtcaagctgcaatattatgtga